In a genomic window of Halobiforma lacisalsi AJ5:
- a CDS encoding potassium channel family protein, protein MIEWRRRIVLATAFVVGLVALYTVAYQWALLVFEGHQTSLADSLQVVIEAFTTAGFGGHTDHWNSTAMNLFVVGMNLTGVLLVFLALPIFVLPLFQEAIADRPAMETELTDHVIICSYSPREDVLRSELEAADVPYVIVEEDPDVVLELNDEGIEAILGDPELEETFERANLDSARAVVADVSDERSVSVILTVREFGDDIDIVSIAESREDAVYHRYAGADHVIRPRQVLGHSLAEKVTLSITRELRDTIEIGDDFELSELVVKGDSDLAGKTIAEAGLRDRIGATIIGAWSNGEFVPTPEPDMRIEGNTILLVAGSHEELEEVTSRTIAPNGLRDGQERVVVAGHGIVGRSVATALDEAGLPHTVVDTEKNGSGVDVVGDITDPTTLLDAEIKDADIVVLALDDDTETMYTTVVLERITPETEVIARANEIENTGKLYRAGAEYVLALSTVTGRMLSTVLLEDEEVLSPETQFEIIRTSAPDLAGRTLEGAAIRERTGATVVAVERNGDLVTNPGPEFRVRRDDTLVVTGSDTAVNEFIKLAR, encoded by the coding sequence ATGATCGAATGGCGACGGCGGATCGTGCTGGCGACGGCGTTCGTCGTGGGGCTGGTGGCGTTGTACACCGTGGCATACCAGTGGGCGTTGCTCGTGTTCGAAGGCCACCAGACCTCGCTCGCGGACTCGTTACAGGTCGTCATCGAGGCCTTCACGACCGCAGGCTTCGGCGGCCACACCGACCACTGGAACAGTACGGCGATGAACCTGTTCGTCGTCGGGATGAACCTCACCGGCGTGCTCCTCGTGTTTCTGGCACTGCCGATCTTCGTCCTTCCCCTGTTCCAGGAGGCGATCGCTGACCGTCCCGCGATGGAAACCGAACTCACCGACCACGTCATCATCTGTTCGTACTCCCCGCGCGAGGACGTCCTTCGGTCGGAACTCGAGGCCGCGGACGTGCCGTACGTGATCGTCGAGGAGGATCCGGACGTCGTGCTCGAACTGAACGACGAGGGGATCGAGGCGATCCTCGGCGACCCCGAACTCGAAGAGACGTTCGAGCGGGCCAACCTCGACTCGGCCCGGGCGGTAGTCGCCGACGTCTCGGACGAGCGGTCCGTCTCGGTCATCCTGACGGTCAGGGAGTTCGGGGACGACATCGACATCGTAAGCATCGCCGAAAGCAGAGAAGACGCGGTTTACCACCGGTACGCCGGCGCCGATCACGTGATCCGGCCCCGGCAGGTGCTCGGCCACAGCCTCGCGGAGAAAGTGACACTGTCCATCACCCGGGAGCTCCGGGACACGATCGAGATCGGCGACGACTTCGAACTCTCGGAACTCGTGGTGAAAGGGGACAGCGACCTCGCGGGGAAAACGATCGCCGAGGCCGGACTCCGGGACCGGATCGGCGCGACGATCATCGGCGCGTGGTCGAACGGCGAGTTCGTCCCGACGCCGGAGCCCGACATGCGGATCGAGGGGAACACGATCCTGCTGGTCGCCGGCAGCCACGAGGAACTCGAGGAGGTTACGTCCCGAACGATCGCCCCGAACGGGCTGCGTGACGGGCAGGAACGGGTCGTCGTCGCCGGCCACGGGATCGTTGGACGAAGCGTCGCCACGGCGCTGGACGAGGCCGGGCTCCCTCACACGGTGGTCGATACCGAGAAAAACGGGTCGGGCGTCGACGTGGTCGGGGACATCACGGATCCGACCACGCTACTGGACGCAGAGATCAAGGACGCCGACATCGTCGTGCTGGCGCTCGACGACGATACGGAAACGATGTACACGACGGTCGTCCTCGAGCGGATCACACCCGAGACCGAGGTCATCGCCAGGGCCAACGAGATCGAGAACACGGGGAAGCTCTACCGGGCCGGCGCGGAGTACGTGCTCGCGCTGTCGACGGTCACGGGACGGATGCTCTCGACGGTGCTGCTCGAGGACGAGGAAGTACTCTCGCCGGAGACGCAGTTCGAGATCATCCGTACGTCCGCGCCCGACCTTGCCGGTCGAACGCTCGAGGGGGCGGCGATCCGCGAACGTACCGGTGCGACGGTCGTTGCCGTCGAGCGAAACGGCGACCTGGTGACCAACCCCGGCCCCGAGTTTCGGGTTCGACGCGACGACACGCTCGTGGTCACGGGGAGCGACACGGCTGTCAACGAGTTCATCAAGCTCGCCAGGTAA
- a CDS encoding efflux RND transporter permease subunit, whose product MSDQPESVERVLGTINHWIIDRPRTVIVVFLLVTALFAGGLSAIEMDAGLNAFTDGIDAQNAQDQVNEEFEPPFEEDAPTTQLIHRGENVLTRDALLRMLEIQHYLEESEEHRVTESSSVAEGVARSIDPTADTREEQIRTLEGATDAQVRETVRELGDNPEFAASLSEDFSPAEPEASATIAVVTHESDVDEQAIQYRVRSTVESMDGNIVTFGNGILDTEFENVISDSMAIIVPVVIVLILAFLITAYRDPFDVVLGLVSLVMAVIWTFGFTGHAGIPFSMVMIAIPPLLLAVGIDFGIHAVNRYREERVDGAGIEEGMDTAATQLLIAFFIVTGTTVIGFGANVTSDLEPIREFGFVASIGIIFTFFIFGIFLPAAKVYLDQLRDAYGIREFGSSPLGSEDSLLGRVLPVGAHVGRRAPIAMVLVALVVTAGTGAYATTVDTTFEEEDFLPAEELPGYAETMPEPLAPEEYTVTATINYLEDTFESGEDDEVTIYVEGPIHEDHALESVHRAGNDPPSTIVTENGRAESNSIVDVMHDHAENDDEFARLLEANDIDGNGVPDRNVGYVLDRLLESDARDDALEYITEDQRSMRVIYTVEADATQAEVTEDARELAADFRLDTTPTGDIVVFHETSKVILDSSLFSLALALVFTLVFLMLIYHVLEGRASLGIANMFPIVVTVAVLAGTMPILDLPLNALTGTVLSLTIGVGVAYSVHVTHRFIDEYNECGDAYESLLTTLRGTGGALTGSMLTTLGGSASLILAITPLLGQFGLLMSISVIYSFLMAVVVLPPTLVVWERVAG is encoded by the coding sequence ATGTCCGACCAACCGGAGTCCGTCGAACGGGTACTGGGGACGATCAACCACTGGATTATCGATCGTCCGCGAACGGTCATCGTCGTCTTCCTCCTCGTTACTGCGCTGTTTGCTGGCGGACTCAGTGCGATCGAAATGGACGCCGGGTTGAACGCGTTCACTGACGGAATCGACGCGCAGAACGCCCAGGACCAGGTTAACGAGGAGTTCGAGCCGCCGTTCGAGGAGGACGCGCCGACGACACAGCTCATCCACCGCGGTGAGAACGTCCTCACACGGGACGCTTTACTCCGGATGCTCGAGATCCAACACTACCTCGAGGAAAGCGAGGAACACCGCGTCACGGAGAGCTCGAGCGTCGCGGAAGGGGTCGCCCGGTCGATCGATCCCACGGCCGACACCAGGGAAGAACAGATCAGAACGCTCGAAGGGGCGACCGACGCCCAGGTCAGAGAAACGGTCAGAGAACTGGGGGACAACCCGGAGTTTGCGGCCTCACTGAGCGAAGACTTCAGTCCCGCCGAACCCGAGGCATCGGCGACCATCGCGGTCGTCACTCACGAGAGCGACGTCGACGAACAGGCGATCCAGTACCGGGTCCGTAGCACCGTCGAGTCGATGGACGGCAACATCGTTACCTTCGGGAACGGCATCCTGGACACCGAGTTCGAGAACGTGATTTCGGACTCGATGGCGATCATCGTGCCGGTGGTCATCGTGTTGATCCTCGCGTTCCTGATTACGGCCTATCGTGACCCGTTCGACGTGGTACTGGGGCTCGTCTCGCTCGTCATGGCGGTGATCTGGACGTTCGGATTCACCGGGCACGCCGGCATCCCGTTCTCGATGGTGATGATCGCGATCCCGCCCCTGTTGCTCGCGGTCGGGATCGACTTCGGGATTCACGCCGTCAACCGGTACCGGGAAGAGCGCGTCGACGGTGCCGGGATCGAAGAGGGGATGGATACCGCCGCCACGCAGTTACTCATCGCGTTCTTCATCGTCACTGGAACGACCGTCATCGGCTTCGGCGCGAACGTCACCAGCGACCTCGAACCGATCCGCGAGTTCGGGTTCGTCGCAAGCATCGGGATCATCTTTACGTTCTTTATCTTCGGCATCTTCCTGCCGGCGGCGAAGGTGTATCTCGATCAACTGCGAGACGCGTACGGTATCCGCGAGTTCGGCTCTTCACCGCTTGGCTCCGAAGATTCGCTGCTCGGGCGAGTCCTCCCCGTCGGTGCACACGTGGGGCGGCGGGCACCGATCGCGATGGTACTCGTCGCCCTGGTGGTGACCGCTGGAACCGGTGCGTACGCAACGACCGTCGATACCACCTTCGAGGAGGAGGATTTCCTCCCGGCCGAGGAACTGCCCGGCTACGCCGAGACGATGCCCGAACCCCTGGCGCCCGAAGAGTACACCGTCACCGCGACGATCAACTACCTCGAGGACACCTTCGAGAGCGGCGAGGACGACGAGGTGACGATCTACGTCGAAGGGCCGATACACGAGGATCACGCCCTGGAGTCCGTCCACCGCGCCGGGAACGATCCGCCGTCGACGATCGTCACCGAGAATGGCCGGGCCGAGAGCAACAGCATCGTCGACGTGATGCACGACCACGCGGAGAACGACGACGAGTTCGCTCGCCTGCTCGAGGCCAACGATATCGACGGCAACGGCGTCCCCGATCGCAACGTCGGGTACGTCCTCGATCGCCTCCTCGAATCGGACGCCCGTGACGACGCACTCGAGTACATTACCGAAGATCAGCGCAGTATGCGGGTCATCTACACCGTCGAGGCCGACGCCACCCAGGCCGAAGTCACGGAAGACGCCCGGGAACTGGCGGCCGACTTCCGACTGGATACCACACCGACCGGCGATATCGTCGTCTTCCACGAAACCTCGAAGGTGATCCTGGACTCGTCGCTGTTCAGCCTCGCGCTGGCGCTCGTGTTCACCCTGGTGTTCCTGATGCTCATCTACCACGTACTCGAGGGGCGTGCGTCGCTAGGGATTGCGAACATGTTTCCTATCGTGGTGACGGTTGCAGTGCTTGCCGGGACCATGCCGATACTCGACCTTCCCCTGAACGCGCTGACGGGAACGGTGCTGTCGCTCACGATCGGTGTCGGCGTCGCCTACTCTGTCCACGTCACTCACCGCTTCATCGACGAGTACAACGAGTGTGGGGACGCCTACGAGTCGCTCCTGACGACGCTGCGTGGGACCGGTGGCGCACTCACGGGGTCGATGCTGACGACCCTCGGCGGCTCGGCGTCGCTGATTCTGGCGATCACTCCGCTGCTCGGCCAGTTCGGACTCCTGATGTCGATCAGCGTCATCTACTCGTTCCTGATGGCGGTGGTCGTGTTGCCGCCGACGCTGGTGGTGTGGGAGCGTGTGGCCGGGTGA
- a CDS encoding TrmB family transcriptional regulator, with translation MDDHTDLLAELGLSNYEARAYVVLAGNGPMTADQVADESDVPRGRVYDVLNSLVDRSLARADDGRPRTYVHVEPEEAVARLKERRLEELEEERTAYERTAASASDALSGITDGDDAEGFTTSALHEEAARDLLLERFAAVDDSIRIAAATVDVSPALEAAFADRLRNLLDLGVSIRLLVTEIDQAEDRVTDLLEAGMEIRRADSVPERRFIVLDDAEACLEVVNPAAPDELLAVVNFREDDTARELAASFDELWADAEAWEPTERDEATGE, from the coding sequence ATGGACGATCACACCGATCTACTGGCCGAACTCGGCCTTTCGAACTACGAGGCGCGGGCCTACGTCGTGCTCGCGGGCAACGGTCCGATGACGGCGGACCAAGTCGCCGACGAGTCCGACGTTCCACGCGGGCGGGTCTACGACGTTCTCAACTCGCTGGTCGATCGGTCGCTCGCGAGAGCCGACGACGGTCGCCCCCGAACGTACGTCCACGTCGAGCCCGAGGAGGCGGTCGCCCGGCTCAAGGAACGACGGCTCGAGGAACTCGAGGAAGAACGGACAGCGTACGAACGAACGGCGGCGTCAGCGTCCGACGCGCTCTCGGGAATCACGGACGGCGACGACGCGGAGGGGTTCACGACGAGCGCGCTCCACGAGGAGGCGGCCCGCGATCTGTTGCTCGAGCGGTTCGCCGCGGTCGACGATTCCATCCGGATCGCCGCGGCGACGGTCGACGTCAGCCCGGCACTCGAGGCGGCGTTCGCCGATCGGCTCCGGAATCTCCTCGACCTGGGCGTCTCGATCCGACTGCTGGTGACCGAGATCGACCAGGCCGAGGATCGAGTCACGGACTTGCTCGAGGCCGGCATGGAGATCCGACGGGCCGACAGCGTCCCGGAACGGCGGTTCATCGTCCTGGACGACGCGGAGGCCTGTCTCGAGGTCGTCAACCCGGCCGCGCCTGACGAGTTGCTGGCGGTCGTCAACTTCCGGGAGGACGATACGGCCCGCGAACTCGCGGCGAGTTTCGACGAACTCTGGGCCGACGCCGAAGCGTGGGAGCCGACCGAACGCGACGAAGCAACCGGAGAGTAG
- a CDS encoding COG1361 S-layer family protein produces the protein MTALVSASDEPDFDVYLTENIVAPGEETTLQLEIRNAASPYEDDSDVGDPPPTEARDVTVELNETDAPVDVKTNETPVPTMSAQTLLSESFTIAVDEDAEAGTYELEAEIEYTHGEDDSSTDTETVTIVVEERARFEAVDVRSGLVVGDRGLVTLELNNTGVENASDAVVQFESPDQNVQTITPAADESGSQTGPAGGAALQPVAPTSEGSDLQTSGSTEYVGDWEINETATVQAAMDVDADAVARTYPVSVTVDFRDGEGVDRTSREVRVGAETAPEQQFAVENLETDLYVGEDGTIEGTIVNDGPKPVNDTVLVVDDGEEGIVPNLEEGLGSGSNVYPRETQYAVGDLQPGETAPFEFRVGIGGEAEPGPRVMEANVRYRNIHDDVRTTQEPVDLPLEVAPERDEFDVDVLNATQKVGETQEISLQVTNTKSETLTDIEAKLYTNDPLDNHDDEGFIPSLEPGESATVTFEVEVSDDATPQTYPLRMDFRYDDERSNSQLTDTYRIPLEVVEPEEGISTQAILAAVGLLGGVVAVCWWFRARIAAALEGVPVLGRIGDLELPGPIAKRLGEDESGGSGAESGTRTGYGGHSQVETPGTDAAESAFGYDETDDVESDSDVWPADTDEPEDASDPSVERTGPTGERLEYDETDADDSEEQPADSGTESNADR, from the coding sequence ATGACGGCGTTGGTCTCAGCCTCCGACGAGCCCGATTTCGACGTTTACCTCACGGAAAACATCGTCGCACCGGGCGAGGAGACGACCCTCCAACTGGAGATTCGCAACGCCGCCTCGCCGTACGAGGACGATAGCGACGTCGGTGATCCGCCGCCGACCGAGGCGCGCGACGTGACGGTCGAACTCAACGAAACGGACGCACCGGTCGATGTGAAAACCAACGAGACACCGGTTCCGACGATGTCGGCCCAGACGCTGCTGTCCGAGTCGTTCACGATCGCCGTCGACGAGGACGCCGAGGCCGGGACGTACGAGCTCGAGGCCGAGATCGAGTACACACACGGCGAGGACGACAGCAGCACCGACACCGAGACTGTCACGATCGTCGTCGAAGAGCGAGCGCGGTTCGAGGCCGTCGACGTTCGCTCCGGCCTCGTCGTCGGTGACCGAGGACTGGTCACTCTGGAACTGAACAATACGGGCGTCGAGAACGCGAGCGACGCCGTCGTCCAGTTCGAGTCGCCGGACCAGAACGTCCAGACGATCACCCCGGCGGCCGACGAATCGGGGTCCCAGACAGGGCCGGCTGGCGGGGCGGCGCTCCAGCCGGTCGCCCCGACGAGCGAGGGATCGGACCTCCAGACGTCCGGCAGCACGGAGTACGTCGGCGACTGGGAGATCAACGAAACCGCGACGGTACAGGCAGCGATGGACGTCGATGCCGACGCGGTCGCGCGGACGTACCCCGTCTCCGTGACCGTCGACTTCCGCGACGGCGAGGGGGTCGATCGGACCTCCCGTGAGGTGCGTGTCGGTGCCGAGACCGCACCCGAACAGCAGTTCGCCGTCGAAAACCTCGAGACCGACCTCTACGTCGGCGAGGACGGGACGATCGAAGGAACGATCGTCAACGACGGTCCGAAACCGGTCAACGACACCGTTCTCGTCGTCGACGACGGAGAAGAGGGGATCGTCCCGAACCTCGAGGAGGGACTCGGCAGCGGATCGAACGTCTACCCGCGCGAGACCCAGTATGCCGTCGGCGACCTGCAACCCGGCGAAACGGCACCGTTCGAGTTCCGGGTCGGCATCGGCGGGGAAGCCGAGCCCGGTCCGCGGGTGATGGAAGCAAACGTCAGGTACCGTAATATCCACGACGACGTTCGAACGACGCAAGAGCCGGTCGACCTCCCGCTCGAGGTCGCACCCGAGCGCGACGAGTTCGACGTCGATGTGCTCAACGCCACCCAGAAGGTGGGGGAAACGCAGGAAATCTCGCTACAGGTGACGAACACGAAGTCGGAGACGCTCACTGATATCGAGGCGAAACTCTACACGAACGATCCGCTCGACAACCACGACGACGAGGGGTTCATCCCGTCGCTCGAACCCGGCGAGTCGGCGACGGTCACCTTCGAGGTCGAAGTCAGCGACGACGCGACCCCGCAGACCTACCCGCTGCGAATGGACTTCCGATACGACGACGAGCGCTCCAACTCGCAGTTGACCGACACGTACCGGATCCCGCTCGAGGTGGTCGAGCCCGAGGAGGGGATCTCCACCCAGGCCATCCTCGCCGCGGTTGGGCTCCTCGGCGGTGTCGTGGCGGTCTGCTGGTGGTTCCGCGCCCGGATCGCCGCCGCCCTCGAGGGCGTGCCGGTGCTCGGGCGGATCGGGGACCTCGAACTCCCTGGACCGATCGCAAAGCGGCTCGGGGAAGACGAGAGCGGAGGCTCGGGGGCCGAGAGCGGGACCCGAACCGGCTACGGCGGCCACAGCCAGGTCGAAACACCCGGAACCGACGCCGCCGAATCGGCGTTCGGCTACGACGAGACTGACGACGTGGAATCGGACTCCGACGTCTGGCCGGCCGACACCGATGAACCCGAAGACGCATCCGATCCCTCCGTCGAACGGACCGGCCCGACCGGGGAACGACTCGAGTACGACGAAACCGATGCCGACGACTCCGAGGAACAGCCCGCCGATTCCGGCACCGAATCCAACGCCGACCGCTAA
- a CDS encoding DoxX family protein encodes MFESALADVAFLGARLIFGGILAFMGVNNLVDAESMIGYAEFKGLPAPRLLVPLSGGTLIFGGVSVVLGVVPALGAGALAVFLLASALTMHDFWSLEGEEAQNELNHFLKNVFGAGGALAFLAVANATWPYALNVTAL; translated from the coding sequence ATGTTCGAATCCGCGCTCGCGGACGTCGCGTTTCTGGGTGCCCGTCTGATCTTCGGCGGCATCCTCGCGTTCATGGGGGTGAACAACCTGGTCGACGCCGAGTCGATGATCGGGTACGCCGAGTTCAAGGGGCTACCGGCCCCGCGACTCCTGGTGCCGCTCAGCGGCGGCACGCTGATCTTCGGCGGCGTCTCGGTTGTCCTCGGCGTCGTTCCTGCCCTCGGGGCCGGTGCACTCGCCGTCTTCCTCCTCGCATCGGCGCTGACCATGCACGACTTCTGGTCGCTCGAGGGCGAGGAGGCCCAAAACGAGTTGAACCACTTCCTGAAGAACGTCTTCGGGGCCGGCGGCGCGCTGGCCTTCCTCGCGGTGGCCAACGCGACCTGGCCGTACGCGCTCAACGTGACGGCCCTGTAG
- a CDS encoding DUF63 family protein, protein MYESVERYGPERVWAAAVLVLASAVILLAARFPQRVYVDIIWQYYWGPVVADAHGWSCVAWAGGEQVPCGEASGAGPTAEPGYTFVSYAGYIPTLVLAVIGVVFLIKRLEIERYRAGFYGLFPFMLFGGALRVVEDTNVAAFRYTGELAIDLPWVGFLISPLIYFTVFLVTLFAVVGSVWLDRNDYVSGYEYPLFGIGTALLTLTVGYLGVTAATEEYATFYPYLLLTTLAVATLATWLTWTAIERFAPEINRGTRFMGAIVIWAHAVDGVANVIGLDWATAFGHDRNLAPKHPVNEAIVDLTASILPAEIAEVTGAAWPFLLVKLAAAVFVVWIFNEEIFEESPRYAILLMITVVAVGLGPGTRDMLRATFGV, encoded by the coding sequence ATGTACGAGTCCGTCGAGCGGTACGGGCCCGAGCGCGTCTGGGCCGCAGCCGTTCTCGTCCTCGCGTCCGCGGTGATTCTGCTCGCCGCCCGCTTTCCACAGCGGGTGTACGTCGACATCATCTGGCAGTACTACTGGGGCCCCGTTGTCGCCGACGCCCACGGCTGGAGCTGCGTCGCCTGGGCCGGCGGCGAACAGGTCCCCTGTGGTGAAGCCTCCGGCGCGGGGCCGACCGCCGAACCCGGCTATACGTTCGTCTCCTACGCCGGCTACATCCCGACGCTGGTACTGGCCGTCATCGGCGTCGTCTTCCTCATCAAGCGTCTCGAGATCGAACGCTACCGTGCGGGCTTCTACGGACTGTTCCCGTTCATGCTGTTCGGCGGGGCGCTCCGCGTCGTCGAGGACACGAACGTCGCCGCGTTCCGCTACACCGGCGAACTCGCGATCGATCTCCCCTGGGTCGGCTTCCTGATCAGCCCGCTGATCTACTTCACTGTCTTCCTCGTGACGCTGTTCGCGGTCGTCGGTTCGGTCTGGCTCGACCGGAACGACTACGTATCGGGGTACGAGTACCCGCTGTTCGGCATCGGCACCGCATTGCTGACCCTGACCGTCGGCTACCTCGGAGTCACCGCGGCGACCGAAGAGTACGCCACCTTCTACCCATACCTGCTGTTGACGACGCTCGCGGTCGCGACCCTCGCGACGTGGCTCACCTGGACGGCGATCGAACGCTTCGCACCCGAGATCAACCGCGGCACCCGGTTCATGGGTGCGATCGTCATCTGGGCGCACGCGGTCGACGGCGTCGCGAACGTAATCGGACTCGACTGGGCGACCGCCTTCGGCCACGATCGGAACCTCGCGCCCAAGCACCCGGTCAACGAGGCCATCGTCGACCTCACTGCCTCGATTCTGCCGGCCGAAATCGCCGAGGTGACGGGGGCGGCCTGGCCGTTCCTGCTCGTCAAACTCGCAGCCGCAGTCTTCGTCGTCTGGATCTTCAACGAGGAGATATTCGAGGAGAGTCCGCGCTACGCCATCCTGCTGATGATCACGGTCGTCGCGGTCGGGCTCGGTCCCGGTACCCGTGACATGCTGCGGGCCACGTTCGGCGTCTGA